Proteins from a single region of Sesamum indicum cultivar Zhongzhi No. 13 linkage group LG5, S_indicum_v1.0, whole genome shotgun sequence:
- the LOC105162413 gene encoding probable inactive leucine-rich repeat receptor-like protein kinase At3g03770, whose amino-acid sequence MAKPAVFTLNFFFLLVFLLPRCSNQLQPSQYEALVRIKQLLKFPEELSSWSENQDFCNSEPTQILTLACYEENITQLHVTGTYWFPHLSQDFSTAALFSNIAALPYLKVLSLVSIGLKGPLPSGIGELSSLEILNISSNSFNGSIPREISSMRNLQTLILDHNSFTGEVPDWLSSLPGLSVLSLKNNSFSGSLPDALSTMTALRALVLSGNNLSGQVPGLHNLTNLQVLDLENNNLGPQFPSLPTKLVSLVLRKNKFHSAVSDELSSCYQLKKLDISLNELVGLFSQSLLLLPSLTYLDIGGNKFTGKLSENISCNAQLAFVNLSENRLTGELPDCLQSSSRSRVVLYNGNCLSRIYQDQHPLSFCHSEALAVGISPHKEDEKRGYDKAVLASSMVGGIVGAMALLGLAFLFVKREFSKQHRHVNKDPHTRLIVDKISPANTLQLLKDARYISETMKLGALGIPLYRTFVLDELKEATNNFNALNLIGEGSYGQVYKGWLIDGTVVAIRSMKVKRRHGIHTYTHQLELVAKLRHCHLVSAIGHCFECQDDSSVSRIFLVFEYVPNGTLRSFVSDGQQGQKFTWKQRIGAAVGVARGIQFLHTGIVPGVYSNRLKITDVLLDTDLHVKISKYNLPLLAEHRRLDEVEVSTRGPKQDFVSMLGSEEKDDVYDFGVILLEIIVGRTIVSFSDISVSKDILSVSLTADSIARRSIVDPAIHKEYSDDSLKTLIELCIRCLSSVPSERPSVEDVLWNLLFAAQIQEMWHRESSSNRDSPVHAPSVNLTE is encoded by the exons ATGGCTAAACCAGCAGTTTTCACCttgaatttcttcttcttgctgGTTTTTCTGCTTCCCCGTTGCTCAAACCAGCTGCAGCCTTCTCAGTATGAAGCCCTTGTGAGAATAAAGCAGCTGCTCAAGTTCCCAGAAGAGCTCAGCAGCTGGAGTGAAAATCAAGACTTTTGCAACTCTGAGCCAACACAAATCCTCACTCTTGCTTGCTATGAAGAGAACATCACTCAGCTCCATGTGACTGGTACCTATTGGTTTCCCCATTTGAGTCAAGATTTCTCAACTGCTGCCTTGTTTTCAAACATTGCTGCTCTCCCTTACTTGAAAGTGTTGTCCTTAGTGTCCATAGGCCTGAAGGGGCCATTGCCTTCAGGAATTGGGGAGTTGTCTTCCCTGGAAATACTCAACATCAGCTCTAACTCTTTTAATGGTTCCATTCCTAGAGAAATTTCATCTATGAGAAACCTTCAAACTCTTATACTGGACCATAACAGTTTCACTGGTGAAGTTCCTGATTGGCTAAGTTCTTTGCCAGGTCTAAGTGTCTTGAGTCTAAAGAACAATTCTTTTAGTGGTTCGTTACCTGATGCATTGTCTACAATGACAGCCCTCAGGGCTCTGGTGCTGTCTGGCAATAATCTATCAGGGCAAGTGCCTGGACTGCATAACTTGACAAATCTTCAAGTTCTTGATCTTGAAAACAACAATCTTGGACCTCAGTTTCCTAGTCTGCCTACAAAATTGGTTTCTTTAGTGCTCAGGAAGAATAAGTTCCACTCTGCAGTATCAGATGAATTGAGTTCTTGTTATCAACTCAAGAAGCTGGACATTTCCTTGAATGAACTTGTTGGCCTGTTTTCGCAGTCGCTTCTGTTGCTGCCTTCACTCACTTATTTGGACATTGGTGGGAACAAATTCACCGGGAAGCTCTCAGAGAACATTTCTTGCAATGCACAGCTTGCATTTGTCAATTTATCTGAAAACCGGTTGACCGGAGAGTTGCCTGATTGTCTGCAGTCCAGTTCCAGGAGCAGGGTTGTTCTGTACAATGGAAATTGTTTATCTAGGATATATCAGGATCAGCATCCTTTGTCTTTCTGTCATAGTGAAGCTCTTGCTGTAGGAATTTCACCCCACAAAGAGGATGAAAAAAGGGGATATGATAAAGCAGTTCTTGCATCAAGTATGGTGGGGGGGATCGTTGGGGCAATGGCACTTCTTGGACTGGCCTTCCTGTTTGTGAAGAGGGAATTTTCAAAGCAGCATCGGCATGTGAACAAAGATCCTCACACAAGATTGATAGTGGATAAGATATCACCTGCAAACACACTTCAGCTGCTCAAGGATGCAA GGTATATTTCTGAAACAATGAAGCTGGGAGCACTTGGGATTCCACTGTATAGAACGTTTGTTCTGGATGAGCTTAAGGAGGCCACTAATAACTTCAATGCATTGAATCTTATTGGTGAAGGTTCTTATGGTCAG GTATATAAGGGATGGCTCATTGATGGGACTGTGGTTGCCATAAGAAGCATGAAAGTGAAAAGAAGACACGGCATCCACACTTACACTCATCAACTTGAGCTGGTTGCAAAACTCAGACACTGCCACCTAGTTAGTGCAATTGGGCACTGCTTTGAGTGCCAAGATGATTCAAGTGTCAGCAgaatttttcttgtgtttgaGTACGTGCCAAACGGGACACTTCGATCTTTTGTGTCAG ATGGACAACAAGGACAAAAGTTCACTTGGAAACAAAGAATAGGTGCAGCTGTTGGAGTCGCAAGGGGTATCCAGTTTCTTCATACGGGGATAGTGCCAGGTGTATACTCGAATCGCCTGAAAATAACAGACGTTCTGCTGGACACCGACCTGCACGTTAAGATTAgcaaatacaatttacctctGTTGGCAGAGCATAGGAGATTG GATGAAGTTGAAGTGTCAACCCGTGGACCAAAACAAGATTTTGTTTCAAT GTTGGGCAGTGAGGAGAAAGACGATGTCTATGACTTTGGAGTAATTTTACTTGAAATCATAGTCGGGAGGACAATCGTCTCTTTCAGTGATATTAGTGTCTCCAAAGATATA CTATCTGTGAGCCTAACAGCGGACAGTATAGCTCGGAGGAGTATTGTCGACCCAGCAATTCACAAGGAATACTCGGATGATTCACTCAAGACTCTAATTGAGCTTTGCATTAGGTGTCTATCGAGCGTGCCATCTGAGAGGCCTTCTGTCGAGGATGTCCTCTGGAATTTGCTGTTTGCAGCTCAAATTCAGGAAATGTGGCATCGTGAGTCAAGCAGTAACCGGGACTCCCCAGTCCATGCACCCTCAGTAAATTTAACAgaataa
- the LOC105162416 gene encoding histidinol dehydrogenase, chloroplastic isoform X1 — protein MDCRLLSFNRVSDLFAATRITHQQLPSNSRRRSFLCSPNCSMKSYKLSDLTSTEVESLKARPRIDFSSIFNVVQPIVDDIRSRGDAAVKDYTMRFDKVELDIIVENVNDLPDPVLDPAVQKAFDVAYDNIFAFHFAQKPVEKIVENMEGVRCKRVARSISSVGLYVPGGTAVLPSTALMLSVPAQIAGCKTIVLATPPAEDGSICKEVLYCAKKAGVTHILKAGGAQAISAMAWGTESCPKVEKIYGPGNQYVTAAKMILQNSEAMISIDMPAGPSEVLVIADKHANPVHIAADLLSQAEHGPDSQVVLVVAGEGVNITAIEDEISKQCNSLPRGSFASKALSHSFTVYARDMLEAISFSNLYAPEHLIINVKDAEKWEPFVENAGSVFLGQWTPESVGDYASGTNHVLPTYGYARMYGGVSLDSFLKYITVQSLTEEGLRNLGPYVATMAEVEGLDAHKRAVTLRLQDIEAGQVSNLR, from the exons ATGGACTGTAGACTTCTTTCTTTCAATCGGGTCAGTGATTTATTTGCTGCCACAAGAATTACTCATCAACAACTACCCTCAAATTCTCGGCGAA gaTCATTTCTCTGCAGTCCAAATTGTTCAATGAAGTCCTATAAGCTGTCAGATCTTACTAGTACTGAGGTTGAGAGCCTCAAAGCTCGTCCTCGAATTgatttttcatctattttcaatgTG GTTCAGCCAATTGTTGATGACATTCGGAGTAGAGGTGATGCTGCTGTTAAGGA CTATACTATGCGGTTTGACAAAGTTGAGCTAGACATCATAGTTGAGAATGTCAATGATCTGCCAGATCCAGTG CTCGATCCAGCTGTTCAAAAAGCATTTGATGTGGCTTACGATAACATTTTCGCTTTTCACTTTGCGCAAAAGCCAGTTGAGAAAATTGTTGAGAACATGGAG GGTGTTAGATGTAAAAGAGTGGCACGAAGTATTTCATCTGTGGGTCTTTATGTTCCTGGTGGCACTGCTGTATTACCTTCAACTGCTCTGATGCTTTCAGTT CCTGCCCAGATTGCTGGCTGCAAAACGATTGTACTTGCTACTCCCCCTGCTGAAGATGGCAGCATTTGTAAG GAGGTCCTTTATTGTGCTAAGAAAGCTGGTGTGACTCACATCCTTAAAGCTGGAGGTGCTCAG GCGATTTCGGCTATGGCATGGGGAACTGAATCCTGCCCTAAG GTTGAGAAGATATATGGGCCTGGAAATCAGTATGTCACTGCCGCAAAAATGATTCTCCAG AACAGTGAAGCTATGATTTCAATAGACATGCCCGCTGGACCATCAGAAGTGCTTGTCATAGCTGATAAGCATGCCAACCCTGTTCATATAGCAGCAGATTTGCTTTCACAG GCTGAGCATGGCCCTGATAGCCAAGTTGTTCTTGTGGTTGCTGGAGAGGGTGTGAATATAACTGCAATTGAGGATGAAATCAGCAAGCAGTGCAATAGCCTTCCTCGGGGAAGCTTTGCTTCAAAAGCACTAAGTCACAGCTTTACTGTTTATGCACGTGATATGCTTGAG GCTATTAGTTTTTCCAACTTGTATGCACCTGAACATTTAATAATCAATGTTAAAGATGCTGAGAAGTGGGAACCTTTCGTTGAGAATGCAG GCTCTGTATTTTTGGGTCAGTGGACACCTGAGAGTGTAGGAGATTATGCAAGTGGCACCAATCATGTTCTTCCAACTTATGGTTACGCAAGAATGTATGGTGGAGTGTCTTTAGATTCCTTCTTGAAGTATATCACAGTTCAGTCGTTGACTGAAGAAGGATTGAGGAATCTTGGGCCGTACGTAGCGACTATGGCTGAAGTTGAGGGTCTGGACGCCCACAAGAGAGCTGTAACTCTCAGACTGCAGGACATTGAAGCTGGACAAGTATCCAATCTGAGATAA
- the LOC105162416 gene encoding histidinol dehydrogenase, chloroplastic isoform X2 — translation MKSYKLSDLTSTEVESLKARPRIDFSSIFNVVQPIVDDIRSRGDAAVKDYTMRFDKVELDIIVENVNDLPDPVLDPAVQKAFDVAYDNIFAFHFAQKPVEKIVENMEGVRCKRVARSISSVGLYVPGGTAVLPSTALMLSVPAQIAGCKTIVLATPPAEDGSICKEVLYCAKKAGVTHILKAGGAQAISAMAWGTESCPKVEKIYGPGNQYVTAAKMILQNSEAMISIDMPAGPSEVLVIADKHANPVHIAADLLSQAEHGPDSQVVLVVAGEGVNITAIEDEISKQCNSLPRGSFASKALSHSFTVYARDMLEAISFSNLYAPEHLIINVKDAEKWEPFVENAGSVFLGQWTPESVGDYASGTNHVLPTYGYARMYGGVSLDSFLKYITVQSLTEEGLRNLGPYVATMAEVEGLDAHKRAVTLRLQDIEAGQVSNLR, via the exons ATGAAGTCCTATAAGCTGTCAGATCTTACTAGTACTGAGGTTGAGAGCCTCAAAGCTCGTCCTCGAATTgatttttcatctattttcaatgTG GTTCAGCCAATTGTTGATGACATTCGGAGTAGAGGTGATGCTGCTGTTAAGGA CTATACTATGCGGTTTGACAAAGTTGAGCTAGACATCATAGTTGAGAATGTCAATGATCTGCCAGATCCAGTG CTCGATCCAGCTGTTCAAAAAGCATTTGATGTGGCTTACGATAACATTTTCGCTTTTCACTTTGCGCAAAAGCCAGTTGAGAAAATTGTTGAGAACATGGAG GGTGTTAGATGTAAAAGAGTGGCACGAAGTATTTCATCTGTGGGTCTTTATGTTCCTGGTGGCACTGCTGTATTACCTTCAACTGCTCTGATGCTTTCAGTT CCTGCCCAGATTGCTGGCTGCAAAACGATTGTACTTGCTACTCCCCCTGCTGAAGATGGCAGCATTTGTAAG GAGGTCCTTTATTGTGCTAAGAAAGCTGGTGTGACTCACATCCTTAAAGCTGGAGGTGCTCAG GCGATTTCGGCTATGGCATGGGGAACTGAATCCTGCCCTAAG GTTGAGAAGATATATGGGCCTGGAAATCAGTATGTCACTGCCGCAAAAATGATTCTCCAG AACAGTGAAGCTATGATTTCAATAGACATGCCCGCTGGACCATCAGAAGTGCTTGTCATAGCTGATAAGCATGCCAACCCTGTTCATATAGCAGCAGATTTGCTTTCACAG GCTGAGCATGGCCCTGATAGCCAAGTTGTTCTTGTGGTTGCTGGAGAGGGTGTGAATATAACTGCAATTGAGGATGAAATCAGCAAGCAGTGCAATAGCCTTCCTCGGGGAAGCTTTGCTTCAAAAGCACTAAGTCACAGCTTTACTGTTTATGCACGTGATATGCTTGAG GCTATTAGTTTTTCCAACTTGTATGCACCTGAACATTTAATAATCAATGTTAAAGATGCTGAGAAGTGGGAACCTTTCGTTGAGAATGCAG GCTCTGTATTTTTGGGTCAGTGGACACCTGAGAGTGTAGGAGATTATGCAAGTGGCACCAATCATGTTCTTCCAACTTATGGTTACGCAAGAATGTATGGTGGAGTGTCTTTAGATTCCTTCTTGAAGTATATCACAGTTCAGTCGTTGACTGAAGAAGGATTGAGGAATCTTGGGCCGTACGTAGCGACTATGGCTGAAGTTGAGGGTCTGGACGCCCACAAGAGAGCTGTAACTCTCAGACTGCAGGACATTGAAGCTGGACAAGTATCCAATCTGAGATAA
- the LOC105162414 gene encoding phospholipid-transporting ATPase 1: MDSNSQFEISESASQVPDFIRNSSSQRSISPVQSIWSKTSGGRSIREVSFSELESKPVRHGSRGADSEGFSASYKEINDDDARLIYINDPDRTDEKFEFAGNSIRTGKYSILTFLPRNLFEQFHRVAYVYFLVIAILNQLPQLAVFGRGASIMPLAFVLLVTAIKDGYEDYRRHRSDKIENSRLAWVLVNEQFQQIRWKDIRVGQIIKVSANETLPCDMVLLSTSDTTGVAYVQTTNLDGESNLKTRYAKQETQTKNPENEKISGLIKCEKPNRNIYGFQANMDIDKKRISLGPSNIILRGCELKNTEWAVGVAVYAGRETKAMLNNSGAPSKRSHLETRMNREIIFLSIFLVALCTIVSACHGVWLRRHKDELDLMQFYRKKDYSENEVKDYNYYGWGLEIFFVFLMSVIVFQIMIPISLYISMELVRVGQAFFMIQDNRMYDRASNSRFQCRALNINEDLGQIKYVFSDKTGTLTENKMEFKCASIGGIDYSNAQDSTEDGQIGNSAQGGGQVLRPRMKVKVDPELLDLSKRKHTGEGKHVCDFFIALAACNTIVPITVETPDPAVNLIDYQGESPDEQALVYAAAAYGFMLIERTSGHIVLDIHGERQRFNVLGLHEFDSDRKRMSVILGCPDKTVKVFVKGADTSMFSVINRSLHLNMLNVTETHLHTYSSKGLRTLVVGMRELSPSEFEQWQSSYELASTALMGRAALLRKVASNIENHLTILGASGIEDKLQQGVPEAIESLRTAGIKVWVLTGDKQETAISIGYSSKLLTSKMTQIVINNNSKDSCRKSLQDALLMWKKLTADSNATPGGSRTGLNEVALIIDGTSLVYILDTDLEEQLFELASKCDVVLCCRVAPLQKAGIVALIKNRTDDMTLAIGDGANDVSMIQMADVGIGISGQEGRQAVMASDFAMGQFRFLVPLLLVHGHWNYQRMSYMILYNFYRKGILFCYLDTWLFLCSNSVSELELGNGIKNLSVKIRLLDKKDVFG, from the exons ATGGATTCAAATTCCCAGTTTGAAATTAGTGAAAGTGCAAGTCAAGTTCCTGACTTTATACGGAATTCATCGTCCCAGCGAAGTATTTCTCCGGTTCAGTCGATTTGGTCAAAGACCTCTGGTGGGCGCTCTATTAGGGAGGTGAGCTTTAGTGAGCTGGAATCAAAACCTGTGAGGCATGGGTCGAGGGGTGCTGATTCTGAAGGTTTCAGCGCCtcttataaagagataaatgatgatgatgcaagGTTAATCTATATAAATGACCCTGATAGAACAGACGAGAAGTTTGAATTTGCTGGTAACTCGATCAGGACTGGGAAATATTCCATCTTGACATTCTTGCCCCGTAATTTATTTGAACAGTTCCACAGGGTTGCCTATGTATACTTTCTTGTTATTGCTATCCTCAATCAGCTGCCCCAGCTGGCTGTATTTGGTCGGGGAGCTTCCATTATGCCATTGGCCTTTGTGCTGTTAGTCACGGCCATTAAGGATGGATATGAGGACTATAGGCGGCACCGGTCTGACAAGATTGAGAACAGCCGGTTGGCGTGGGTTTTGGTAAATGAGCAGTTTCAACAGATAAGATGGAAGGATATACGTGTTGGTCAGATCATTAAAGTTTCTGCAAATGAAACTCTTCCTTGTGACATGGTGCTGCTCTCTACAAGTGACACCACTGGAGTTGCTTATGTGCAGACTACCAATTTGGACGGTGAATCGAATTTGAAAACTCGATATGCCAAGCAAGAGACACAGACCAAAAATCCAGAGAATGAGAAGATTAGTGGTTTAATCAAGTGTGAGAAACCGAATAGGAACATTTATGGTTTCCAGGCAAATATGGATATTGATAAAAAGCGTATTTCTCTTGGACCTTCTAATATAATTCTTCGTGGTTGTGAGCTGAAGAACACTGAGTGGGCAGTCGGAGTTGCGGTTTATGCGGGCAGGGAGACCAAAGCAATGCTCAACAACTCTGGAGCTCCATCCAAGAGAAGCCATCTCGAGACACGTATGAACCGGGAGATCATTTTCCTCTCAATATTCCTTGTTGCACTGTGTACAATAGTATCCGCTTGTCATGGTGTTTGGTTGAGACGCCACAAAGATGAACTGGATTTGATGCAATTTTATAGGAAAAAGGACTACTCAGAGAATGAAGTtaaagattataattattacgGGTGGGGCCTGGAAATATTCTTTGTGTTTCTTATGTCGGTTATTGTTTTCCAGATTATGATTCCCAtatcattatacatatctatGGAGCTTGTTCGTGTCGGCCAGGCTTTTTTTATGATCCAAGATAACAGGATGTATGATAGAGCCTCAAACTCAAGATTTCAGTGTAGGGCCTTGAATATAAATGAAGATCTGGGACAgataaaatatgttttctcTGATAAAACTGGTACCCTTACTGAGAACAAGATGGAATTTAAATGCGCAAGCATTGGAGGCATAGACTACAGCAATGCACAGGACAGTACTGAAGATGGACAAATTGGAAACTCAGCTCAAG GTGGTGGGCAGGTTTTGAGACCAAGGATGAAGGTTAAGGTTGACCCCGAGCTTCTTGATTTATCGAAAAGAAAACACACGGGTGAAGGCAAACATGTTTGTGATTTTTTCATAGCATTGGCTGCTTGCAACACCATTGTGCCTATAACTGTGGAGACACCAGATCCTGCTGTGAACTTGATAGATTATCAGGGGGAATCTCCAGATGAACAGGCATTAGTCTATGCTGCTGCAGCATATGGTTTTATGCTTATTGAAAGAACTTCAGGTCACATAGTTCTTGACATCCATGGGGAAAGACAAAG GTTTAACGTCTTGGGTTTGCATGAGTTTGATAGTGACCGGAAGAGGATGTCAGTTATATTAGGATGCCCTGATAAGACAGTAAAGGTTTTCGTAAAAGGGGCTGATACATCCATGTTTAGTGTCATAAATAGATCACTGCACCTGAATATGCTAAACGTAACTGAAACTCATCTTCATACTTACTCCTCAAAGGGCTTGAGAACACTTGTCGTTGGTATGCGGGAGCTGAGTCCATCTGAATTTGAACAGTGGCAATCATCTTATGAGTTGGCAAGTACTGCTTTGATGGGAAGGGCAGCTTTACTTCGTAAAGTTGCAAGCAATATTGAAAATCATCTCACCATATTGGGTGCATCTGGGATAGAAGACAAATTGCAGCAAGGCGTCCCAGAGGCAATTGAGTCTTTAAGAACGGCAGGTATCAAGGTCTGGGTTTTGACTGGGGACAAGCAAGAAACAGCAATTTCAATTGGCTACTCATCTAAGCTCTTAACAAGCAAGATGACCCAAATAGTAATAAACAACAACTCCAAGGACTCGTGTAGGAAGAGTTTACAAGATGCTTTATTAATGTGGAAGAAGCTCACAGCTGACTCTAATGCTACACCTGGAGGTTCTCGAACTGGATTAAATGAAGTTGCCTTAATTATTGATGGAACAAGCCTTGTTTACATCTTGGACACTGACCTTGAAGAACAG CTTTTTGAATTAGCAAGCAAATGTGATGTGGTATTGTGTTGTCGGGTGGCGCCATTGCAAAAAGCTGGCATAGTTgccttaattaaaaatagaactGATGACATGACCCTTGCCATTGGAGATG GTGCAAATGATGTTTCAATGATTCAAATGGCTGATGTGGGCATAGGTATCAGCGGACAAGAAGGTCGGCAAGCTGTCATGGCATCAGATTTTGCAATGGGTCAATTTagatttttggtcccattgtTATTGGTTCATGGACATTGGAATTATCAGCGGATGAGCTACATGATATTGTACAACTTCTACAGGAAAGGAATTTTGTTCTG TTATCTGGATACATGGCTTTTCCTGTGCTCGAATTCAGTTTCTGAACTTGAGCTTGGAAACGGGATTAAGAACCTTAGCGTGAAGATTAGACTCCTTGACAAGAAAGATGTATTTGGTTAA
- the LOC110012037 gene encoding phospholipid-transporting ATPase 1-like: FAISVSSSSFYRYVLFTSFTLTTAITDWSSVLFSVIYTSFPTIVVGILDKDLSRTSLMEHPQLYGAGQRQESYNRKLFWVTMLDTLWQSIASFFVPLLAYWGSDVDGSSLGDLWTLAVVIMVNIHLAMDVIRWYWITHAAIWGSIIATFICVMIIDVLPFLPGYWAFFHIAKTALFWLCLLCIMIGALLPRFLVKVFVHYYKPTDIQIAREAEKFNTSRASQGAQIEMNEIFDPPRR, encoded by the exons TTTGCCATTTCTGTGTCATCATCTTCTTTCTACAGGTACGTGCTCTTTACAAGCTTCACGTTGACAACGGCCATCACCGATTGGAGTAGCGTACTTTTTTCAGTAATATACACATCGTTTCCTACAATTGTAGTAGGAATTCTTGATAAGGATTTAAGTAGAACTTCTCTGATGGAGCATCCTCAACTTTATGGAGCTGGACAAAGGCAAGAAAGTTACAACAGAAAACTGTTCTGGGTAACAATGTTGGACACATTGTGGCAAAGCATAGCCTCCTTCTTTGTACCTCTCCTTGCTTACTGGGGAAGTGATGTTGACGGTTCAAGCTTAGGAGATCTTTGGACGCTTGCTGTTGTAATAATGGTTAACATACATTTAGCTATGGACGTAATCCGGTGGTATTGGATAACACATGCAGCCATCTGGGGATCTATAATTGCTACTTTTATTTGTGTCATGATTATTGACGTGCTGCCCTTCCTGCCTGGTTACTG GGCCTTCTTTCATATTGCCAAGACAGCACTGTTCTGGTTGTGTTTGCTCTGTATCATGATTGGAGCACTCCTTCCTCGTTTTCTCGTAAAAGTTTTCGTGCATTACTATAAACCGACAGACATTCAGATTGCAAGAGAAGCAGAGAAATTCAACACTTCAAGGGCGTCGCAAGGTGCCCAAATAGAGATGAACGAAATTTTTGATCCTCCACGGAGATGA